From the genome of Rhineura floridana isolate rRhiFlo1 chromosome 7, rRhiFlo1.hap2, whole genome shotgun sequence, one region includes:
- the DYNLT2B gene encoding dynein light chain Tctex-type protein 2B isoform X1, protein MCLQVDYDVRRPCESATSKSICHEPQRILADQKHHTGSQRRFRSSAVKECIHEVLKEELASVQYNPEEIPSLTKSLSETIRNKLKEKGYHRYKIVVQVVIGEQRGEGVNMAARCFWDADTDNYAQDVFMNDTLFCAVVAFGCFFY, encoded by the exons atgtgcctccaagtcgattacgacgtacggcgaccctgtgaatcagcgacctccaagagcatctgtcatgaaccacagaGGATCCTGGCGGACCAAAAACATCACACCGGAAGCCAAAGAAG ATTCCGCTCTTCTGCAGTAAAAGAGTGTATCCATGAGGTGTTAAAAGAGGAGCTGGCCAGTGTACAGTACAACCCTGAAGAGATCCCATCTCTCACCAAATCTTTATCAGAGACAATCCGGAACAAACTGAAAG AGAAGGGTTATCACCGATATAAAATAGTGGTTCAAGTGGTGATTGGAGAGCAGAGAGGCGAGGGAGTTAA CATGGCTGCACGATGCTTCTGGGATGCAGACACAGACAACTATGCTCAGGATGTCTTCATGAAT GACACCCTCTTCTGTGCGGTGGTTGCCTTTGGATGTTTCTTCTACTGA
- the DYNLT2B gene encoding dynein light chain Tctex-type protein 2B isoform X2 codes for MAEPMQGSTSAETTRTTSPRPFSGSFTGRSYNLRPAFQHKFRSSAVKECIHEVLKEELASVQYNPEEIPSLTKSLSETIRNKLKEKGYHRYKIVVQVVIGEQRGEGVNMAARCFWDADTDNYAQDVFMNDTLFCAVVAFGCFFY; via the exons ATGGCGGAACCAATGCAGGGTTCGACGTCGGCAGAGACGACGAGGACGACGAGCCCCAGGCCGTTCAGCGGCTCGTTTACGGGCCGCTCGTACAACCTCCGGCCCGCCTTCCAACACAA ATTCCGCTCTTCTGCAGTAAAAGAGTGTATCCATGAGGTGTTAAAAGAGGAGCTGGCCAGTGTACAGTACAACCCTGAAGAGATCCCATCTCTCACCAAATCTTTATCAGAGACAATCCGGAACAAACTGAAAG AGAAGGGTTATCACCGATATAAAATAGTGGTTCAAGTGGTGATTGGAGAGCAGAGAGGCGAGGGAGTTAA CATGGCTGCACGATGCTTCTGGGATGCAGACACAGACAACTATGCTCAGGATGTCTTCATGAAT GACACCCTCTTCTGTGCGGTGGTTGCCTTTGGATGTTTCTTCTACTGA